The stretch of DNA TCGCTGGATGTTCGATGGCCACCTGCCAGGCATCGGCTCCGGGTGGTTGCCCCAAGGCGTAGATGGTGCTGGTGCCCCCGTGAATCAGGGCATTGGTCACGCCCGTTTCGCGCAGCACATCCGCGGCTCGCTGGATGGCATATCCCTTGCCTATCGCCCCCAGATCAATCATCACGCCCTCGCGCGCGAAACGGACCGTCACATTCTCCGGGTCCAGCAGGACCAATCCCATGCCTACCTTGGCACGAGCCTCGGCAATTTGACCTGGGGATGGCAAGCTGCCGGACCCGCCCATAAAACCCCAGCATCGCACCAGAGGCGCAATAGTGATGTCAAAGGCGCCTCCGGTTTCCTGGTGCAATCGCCTGGCGTGCTCGAGCAGGCGAAAGAGCGGGGGTGTTACACGCACCACTTCTCGCGCCGCGCGCGCATTGAGACGGGCGATTTCGCTGCTGGGCCGATAAAGGCTAAGCTGGGCTTCCAGCCGGTCGATTTCATCGAGGGCTTCTTCGCCAGCCGCCCGTAAGCTCACCGGGTTGTCCCCGTGTAACACAAGCTCAAATCGGGTTGCCATGGCATGCCGCGCGAGAGTGACAGTGGGCATAAAGGCATCCTTATCGCAAGGCCGCAAAGAAGCACAGGCGCAACGAGTTTCCGCACTCAAACGGACAGAATCGCGGCGCGGCACAGCCACAACCGAAAGGACAGAGCCGTAACAAAGTCACCGGCGTCGGGGGCAAAGAACGCCGGCTACACCCAGCGGAGGAAAAACCCCTTTTGTGTGAGGCTAATCCAGCCCCGCGTTGCGCCTCCGCACCTTTGGGTCTCTGCGTTGAATCCTTGCTCAGGAAAGCGGCAGCGTCCCGTAAGTGATAGGGTCGTATTCCTTGCCGCTGGCATCTTTGACCTTGCGGCTCTTTTCGTCGAACATGCAGGTCGTCTTCAACCGGTCCGACATCTCGGCCAGCGAAATGACCGTCTGGACCCGGATGGCCAGGTCGATGTCGGCGTTGGGCTGTTGGCCGGACCGGATGCAATCAAACCAGTTCTTCTCGTGAACGCGAATATCCTCGGGCTGCAGCCCGGCAAAGTTGTTCGGGTCGATGTCATCGGCGAATTCCTTCTCCGGAATGAGTTCAACGCGTTCGCCGCTGCTGCCGATGTTGAGCGTCGCCTTGTGTGTATAGATGACAAAACCAGGGCTCTTGGCGTTCACGCTGCTGGTCGTGATGGTAATCAGATACCCGCTGGGGAACTCGGCCAGGAATTGGATGTGTTCGGCCACTTCCCGTTCCGGTTGGCCCGGCACAGCCAAATCACTATGCACATTATGTGTCCCAATCGCATTGACGCGCACCGGGAACTCCGGGGTGCCGGAAGCCAGCATCAGCGGATGGAGCTTGTGAGGGACCAGGTCCCCCAGCAACCCCGCGCAATATCGGTAGTACTTGCGCCAGCGATGAAAATGTTCCGCGCTGAAGGCCGAGCGGGTCTTGATATTGGGCCCTAGCCAGCGCTCCCATTCGATGTTCTCCGGCGTGGATTCAATCTCGATCGGATAATTCCATTCGCCGCCCACGCTGTTGCGGCAATAATAACCTTGCGACCAGACAAGCGTCCCGAGTTTGCCGCCCTTGATCAACTCGGCGCACTTGTGCCAGCCGCCCGCCGAGCAGCCTTGGCTGCCCACCTGGAAGATCTTTCCGGTCTTTTTCACCGTGTCATGCACTCGGAATGCCTCGCCCAAGTACCGGCTCATGGGTTTTTCGCAATAAACGTGCTTGCCGGCTTCCAGGGCATCAATGGTGATCTGGGCGTGCCACGGGTCATGGGTGGCAATCAGCACCGCGTCAATGTCTTTTCGTTCGAGCAGCTTGCGGTGGTCATCGTAAAGATCGGAATCTTTGAGGTTGGCCTTTTCCTTTGCAAAACTGCGTCGCTTGTTGAAGACGTCGCAGGCAGCCGCGACAACGGTATTGTTTTCGTTGCTCTTCTCGTGAATACCAATCAGATGATTCTGGCCAATGCCAAAACCGACCCCCACCACAGCGACCGCGATGCGGTTATTGGCGCCGGTTGCGTTGGCCGACGGCGCCTGGTTCTGGCCATAAACCGGCGTTCGAAACAACGGGGTGGCGGCAACTGCCGCAGCGGCCGTAGCTGTTTTCTTGATAAAATCCCGGCGCGGCAGCCCGCCCGGCACAGAGGTTGCATCTTTTTCCATAAAGAAGTTTTATTTTGATACCTTACGTTACCGCAGGTTTGACGAAGATTAATGAAAAGGAATTCGCGGTCAATAGCGCATTCGCGCCCCAAAACCGCCTAAAGAATTCTTTGAACCGCGGAATACGCTGAAATCACAACCTCAAGCAGCGGGCTTCTTCGTTTTGCGAAGCCTGGCCAACTCGCCGTGGGCAAGGACCACATCCGGGTCGCGTTGGAGGGCCTCGTAATAGTGCTTTGAAAAGCCCTCTCCGGTTTCTGTGGGGACCAGGAGACGTTGAGATTGGTTGGCCAAAGCTTCAGCCCCGGCCATGGTCAGGTGCTCCTTTGGATCGAGGGCTTCATCAATCGAGACGATCAGTTGCGACAGGGGACTCAACCAAGCGAACCAAGGGTCAGTGGTCAGGAGTTGCAGAAAATGGCTGGGGGAACGTATCTTCCCCATCGTTTTCTCGTAGTCCACCCGCTCGGAATCGACCAGGGCTTTGTGAAGATTGAGCAACGAGGCGCGCAGCGTTTCGAGGCGCTGCCGCACACCCTCGGGCTCCGGCTTGCGCTGTGTTGCATCCTGTTTCATCAGGCCCAACATAGCACAAATCTCCGCCGCCGAGGCGGCTTTGGTCCGCGCGAAGCGTTTTGGAGGACTCCCAGCGCTGTTCCGCGCGAAGCGTCATGGACTGCGCCAGCCCTCTGGCACTTTT from Verrucomicrobiia bacterium encodes:
- a CDS encoding FAD:protein FMN transferase, producing MPTVTLARHAMATRFELVLHGDNPVSLRAAGEEALDEIDRLEAQLSLYRPSSEIARLNARAAREVVRVTPPLFRLLEHARRLHQETGGAFDITIAPLVRCWGFMGGSGSLPSPGQIAEARAKVGMGLVLLDPENVTVRFAREGVMIDLGAIGKGYAIQRAADVLRETGVTNALIHGGTSTIYALGQPPGADAWQVAIEHPASRVAPQESPETGSCAVLRPAFSPDRPPLSAALSSAESPQLGAASHSELFISISLRDEALSVSAVWGKSFQAEGKTYGHILDPRTGWPAAGAVLAAVACVSATETDALSTALLTLGQEGHQHVGGLRPGMRTLVASETKDGFSLQTLGTGWRNT
- a CDS encoding Gfo/Idh/MocA family oxidoreductase; this translates as MEKDATSVPGGLPRRDFIKKTATAAAAVAATPLFRTPVYGQNQAPSANATGANNRIAVAVVGVGFGIGQNHLIGIHEKSNENNTVVAAACDVFNKRRSFAKEKANLKDSDLYDDHRKLLERKDIDAVLIATHDPWHAQITIDALEAGKHVYCEKPMSRYLGEAFRVHDTVKKTGKIFQVGSQGCSAGGWHKCAELIKGGKLGTLVWSQGYYCRNSVGGEWNYPIEIESTPENIEWERWLGPNIKTRSAFSAEHFHRWRKYYRYCAGLLGDLVPHKLHPLMLASGTPEFPVRVNAIGTHNVHSDLAVPGQPEREVAEHIQFLAEFPSGYLITITTSSVNAKSPGFVIYTHKATLNIGSSGERVELIPEKEFADDIDPNNFAGLQPEDIRVHEKNWFDCIRSGQQPNADIDLAIRVQTVISLAEMSDRLKTTCMFDEKSRKVKDASGKEYDPITYGTLPLS